A stretch of Microcoleus sp. bin38.metabat.b11b12b14.051 DNA encodes these proteins:
- a CDS encoding NblA/ycf18 family protein: protein MNQLKLTCEQEFRLQVYSQQVKNISLEEAQRLLIELMRQSMVKNNIIKDLLKNGN from the coding sequence ATGAACCAACTAAAACTGACCTGTGAGCAGGAATTTAGGCTGCAAGTGTACAGTCAGCAAGTCAAAAATATTTCTTTAGAAGAAGCTCAACGCTTGCTGATTGAATTAATGCGCCAATCAATGGTCAAAAACAACATTATTAAGGACTTGCTCAAAAATGGAA